From the genome of Deinococcus ruber:
AGACTTCGAGGCGGGTCGCGTTCCCTGGATCGTCGAGCAGGACGTCCTGTCCTACAACCTCTCGAAACAGGCGGGCCAGCCGTGTGACGCCTTCTCGCAGCTCCGCCACCGGCTGGGTAAACGGAAGGCGCAGCTGACGTGCCAAAAGACCGTCGTGAGCGAAACGCTCTCCAGCAGTCAGGCGCAATCCGAAGCGGCTGGCCTGTGCCACCAGCGCCGGTCCGACCGGCTGCGGCAGCGTGACCCACAACGACAGCCCCCCCTCCGGGAGTCGGTACGTCCATTCGGGCAGTTGCTGGCCCAAATACTCGACCAGTACGTCACGTTGGTCCCGGAGCTGCTTCCGGCGTCGCCCCAGGAGGGGGTCCGGGTCCCGCAGCAGCCAGGCCCCCGCCAACTGTTCGAGCACCGGCGTCCCCAGGTCGACGGACGCGCGGGCTGCACCCAGACGTTCGGCGAGATCCCTCGGCGCACGGATCCAGCCGAGACGCAACCCGCCCCAGAACGACTTGCTCATCGACCCGATGCTCACCACCGTGGCGTGCCGATCATGAACAGCGAACGGCGCTGACACCGGGACAGCCAAGGCCAGCTCGGCGAGGGTCTCGTCAACCACGATCAGGGTCCGTGTCTGATGAAGCAGCCGCGTGACCTCGCTCCGGACCGCGTCAGGCATCAGATGCCCCGTGGGGTTGTGAAAATCGGGAATCAGGTACGCGAGTCGAGGTACGGTCTGCCGGGCCGCAGCAGCCAACCCTTCCACATCCCAACCGCCAGGCGTCAAGGCGACGGGCACGATCCGGCAGGAGGCTGCTCTCAACGCGTCAAGGGCGTGTGGGTAGGTCGGTTGATCGACGAGGACGCGGTCTCCTGGACTCGTGACGAGCCGGACGATCAGGCTGAACGCATGTTGAGCACCGAAGGTAATCACGATCTGCTCCGGTGTGGTGGGAAGCCCGCGGGCTCTGTAGCGCGCGGCAACCGCGCTCCTCAAGACGGGCAGGCCGAGTGGCGTGTAGCCGTGGGTGGGGAGATAGGTCGGCAGGGCGGTCAAGGCGTGCATGAACGCCTCGTGAATGAGACCTTCTGGGGCCGGCAGGGCCGCCGCCGCAAAATCAATCAGGTGAGGATGAGACAGTGGGGGCAACGGCACTCCGGGGGTGGTGGCGAGCGGTGGGAGGGTGACGACCCTGCGGACGCCTGGACGAAGCACAAGAAACCCGTCGTCCTGAAGAACGTCGTAGGCAGCCTTGATGGTGTTACGGCCGAAGCCTGAGGCTGCGGCGAGCGTTCGTTCGCTGGGAAGCTGTGCAGCCAGCGGTAGCCGTCCATCGAGCACCAGGTGTTGTATGGCGCGTGCCAGGTTGACGTAGGCAGGTCCTCGGCCGGT
Proteins encoded in this window:
- the yczR gene encoding MocR-like transcription factor YczR, coding for MTQRKIPAATLMQLLGPWTGRGPAYVNLARAIQHLVLDGRLPLAAQLPSERTLAAASGFGRNTIKAAYDVLQDDGFLVLRPGVRRVVTLPPLATTPGVPLPPLSHPHLIDFAAAALPAPEGLIHEAFMHALTALPTYLPTHGYTPLGLPVLRSAVAARYRARGLPTTPEQIVITFGAQHAFSLIVRLVTSPGDRVLVDQPTYPHALDALRAASCRIVPVALTPGGWDVEGLAAAARQTVPRLAYLIPDFHNPTGHLMPDAVRSEVTRLLHQTRTLIVVDETLAELALAVPVSAPFAVHDRHATVVSIGSMSKSFWGGLRLGWIRAPRDLAERLGAARASVDLGTPVLEQLAGAWLLRDPDPLLGRRRKQLRDQRDVLVEYLGQQLPEWTYRLPEGGLSLWVTLPQPVGPALVAQASRFGLRLTAGERFAHDGLLARQLRLPFTQPVAELREGVTRLARLFREVVGQDVLLDDPGNATRLEV